A single region of the Bacillus cereus genome encodes:
- a CDS encoding DUF4260 domain-containing protein, with translation MQKRIVHFEGLVVFVATIYAYSIYEFSWIIFFLFLLAPDLSMLAYGINNHIGAKIYNICHTYIISILIAIVGVYFKVDTVIMIGLIWTAHIGMDRMFGYGLKYETDFKDTHIQRL, from the coding sequence ATGCAAAAACGTATTGTACATTTTGAAGGGCTGGTTGTTTTTGTAGCTACGATTTATGCGTATTCAATATATGAATTTAGTTGGATTATATTTTTTCTGTTCCTTTTAGCTCCAGATTTATCAATGTTAGCGTATGGGATAAATAATCATATAGGTGCTAAAATCTATAATATATGTCACACGTATATTATATCTATATTAATTGCTATAGTAGGTGTCTATTTTAAGGTAGATACTGTTATTATGATTGGCTTAATATGGACAGCGCATATTGGAATGGATCGAATGTTTGGATATGGCTTGAAATATGAGACGGATTTTAAAGATACTCATATTCAAAGGTTGTAA
- a CDS encoding GrpB family protein, with translation MKQRITIEEYSTKWESEFNKLQTLINDVMEDSILSIEHVGSTSIKGLTAKPILDIDIVIEDYKFFPEVVKKLETIGYYHQSEWSFKGREAFGRKDAFVPWNEENTVWMEQHLYVCDKNSEELRRHVAFRDYLREHADVAIEYGRLKEKLARESKSRTGYSGGKAVFITNILEKIN, from the coding sequence TTGAAACAGAGAATTACTATCGAAGAATATAGCACCAAGTGGGAAAGTGAATTTAATAAGCTACAAACTCTCATTAACGATGTAATGGAAGACAGCATTTTATCTATTGAACATGTTGGGAGTACATCTATTAAAGGACTTACAGCAAAACCAATATTAGATATTGATATCGTAATAGAAGATTATAAATTTTTTCCTGAAGTAGTAAAAAAACTTGAAACGATAGGATACTATCATCAATCGGAATGGAGCTTTAAAGGAAGAGAGGCGTTTGGAAGAAAGGATGCTTTCGTTCCGTGGAATGAAGAAAATACAGTTTGGATGGAACAGCATCTATATGTGTGTGATAAGAATAGTGAAGAGCTGAGGAGACATGTAGCGTTTCGGGATTATCTTCGTGAACATGCCGATGTTGCTATTGAATATGGGCGCTTAAAGGAAAAGTTAGCAAGAGAGTCGAAAAGTAGAACTGGCTATAGTGGAGGTAAGGCGGTATTTATTACAAATATATTAGAAAAAATAAACTAA
- a CDS encoding bile acid:sodium symporter family protein yields MKVLEAISNIAGKYFAFWVICIAAIAYFIPAPFLGLNSYITILLGVVMFGMGLTLKAVDFKIIATKPLPVIIGVCAQFIIMPLAAYVLAYVMKLPAELAAGLVLLGSVPGGTASNVMVYLAKGNLALSIAMTSLSTLLAPIATPLILLLLAGQWMPVNPMSMFLSIVQVIIIPIILGLVVKKFFPKTVTKGMTVIPLISVLAIIIIVSAVVSANVSSITSSGLLIFIAVMLHNAFGFLLGYITAFVLGLDEGTRRAISIEVGMQNSGLGVALATAHFGPAAALPSVLAAVWHNIAGPILATIWSKNAKNTFSDENLSVNIEK; encoded by the coding sequence GTGAAAGTACTAGAAGCGATAAGTAATATAGCTGGAAAGTATTTTGCATTTTGGGTTATTTGTATTGCAGCTATTGCGTATTTTATTCCCGCTCCATTTCTCGGGTTAAATAGTTACATAACGATTTTACTCGGAGTTGTCATGTTTGGGATGGGGTTAACATTAAAGGCTGTTGATTTCAAAATCATAGCTACAAAACCATTGCCAGTTATTATCGGTGTATGTGCTCAGTTTATTATTATGCCACTTGCCGCATACGTACTAGCCTACGTTATGAAGTTACCAGCTGAATTAGCAGCTGGACTAGTGTTACTCGGTTCAGTACCGGGTGGCACTGCATCAAATGTTATGGTTTATTTAGCGAAAGGAAACTTAGCGTTGTCTATTGCGATGACGTCATTATCAACGTTACTAGCACCAATTGCTACACCACTCATTTTATTACTACTTGCAGGACAATGGATGCCGGTTAATCCTATGTCTATGTTTCTTTCTATCGTACAAGTCATTATCATACCTATTATTTTAGGATTAGTAGTAAAGAAGTTTTTCCCTAAAACTGTTACGAAAGGAATGACTGTTATCCCTTTAATATCGGTTTTAGCAATTATCATTATAGTTTCAGCGGTGGTTTCAGCCAATGTAAGTAGTATTACTTCTTCAGGACTTCTTATCTTTATTGCGGTTATGCTCCATAATGCATTTGGTTTTTTACTCGGATATATAACAGCGTTCGTACTTGGACTAGACGAGGGGACAAGAAGAGCTATTTCAATAGAAGTAGGAATGCAAAATTCAGGATTAGGTGTTGCGCTAGCAACCGCACATTTTGGACCAGCTGCGGCACTTCCAAGTGTATTAGCAGCAGTATGGCATAATATTGCAGGGCCGATTTTAGCAACCATCTGGTCAAAAAATGCAAAGAATACTTTCAGTGATGAAAATTTATCGGTAAATATAGAAAAATAG
- a CDS encoding FMN-binding negative transcriptional regulator, whose protein sequence is MYIPKYFAIQDEEMKYEIIEQNSFATLFSQHNGEPYATHLPLLLNRETLTLHGHFARPNEQWKDSGNQEVLVIFQGPHSYISPSWYETNNAVPTWNYVAVHVYGKLEIVEDEQELIDSLQGLVHTYEDPQSSYSLNEVDSNYMAGLSKGIVGFKIKINKIEGKAKLSQNHSAERRKLVVEKLEKVGSEGSKAIADLMKGTK, encoded by the coding sequence ATGTACATACCAAAATATTTTGCAATACAAGATGAAGAGATGAAGTACGAAATAATTGAACAAAATAGCTTTGCGACGTTATTTTCTCAACATAATGGAGAACCATATGCAACGCACTTACCGTTGTTACTAAATAGGGAGACCCTGACTTTACATGGTCACTTCGCACGTCCGAATGAACAGTGGAAAGATAGTGGGAATCAAGAAGTATTAGTTATATTCCAAGGACCACATAGCTACATATCGCCGTCGTGGTATGAAACAAACAATGCAGTGCCAACATGGAATTACGTTGCAGTACATGTATACGGTAAATTAGAAATTGTTGAAGATGAACAGGAATTAATAGATTCTCTTCAAGGTTTAGTACATACATATGAAGATCCACAGAGTAGCTACTCGCTAAATGAGGTGGATTCGAATTATATGGCAGGATTAAGTAAAGGTATAGTGGGCTTTAAAATAAAGATAAATAAAATAGAAGGAAAAGCGAAGTTAAGTCAAAATCATTCTGCGGAAAGAAGAAAATTAGTTGTAGAGAAACTTGAGAAAGTTGGTAGTGAGGGGAGTAAAGCAATCGCGGATTTAATGAAAGGAACAAAATGA
- a CDS encoding Phr family secreted Rap phosphatase inhibitor, producing MIKKISSILLGLSVIGIVSIGINSSFTYKASHADLPAPQRPDFVQSVDVSKDYNSTTAVKAL from the coding sequence ATGATAAAAAAAATTAGTTCTATCTTATTAGGATTATCTGTTATTGGAATTGTGTCTATTGGGATAAATAGTTCATTTACATATAAAGCAAGTCACGCCGATCTTCCCGCACCACAAAGACCTGACTTTGTTCAATCTGTTGACGTAAGTAAAGACTACAACTCAACAACAGCTGTAAAAGCGCTTTAA